A genomic segment from Aspergillus puulaauensis MK2 DNA, chromosome 1, nearly complete sequence encodes:
- the RPB8 gene encoding DNA-directed RNA polymerase core subunit RPB8 (BUSCO:EOG092652ZZ;~COG:K;~EggNog:ENOG410PMVP;~InterPro:IPR005570,IPR012340;~PFAM:PF03870;~go_process: GO:0006351 - transcription, DNA-templated [Evidence IEA]), with amino-acid sequence MSDPLLFEDTFTITGINNQKYDRVSRLTSTSSDSLTTFTLDVNSELYPCTAGESLSMALASTLSLDGKEDSGAKTGWREVGMGEQTLANDYDYVCHGKVYRFEEGSTSGNMAVFVSFGGLLLYLEGPYKKLAPLRIDYVYLLLKK; translated from the exons ATGTCCGACCCATTACTCTTTGAAGATACTTTCACGATCACTGGAATCAACAACCAGAAATACGACCGAGTCTCCCGTTTGACCTCCACCTCATCAGATTCACTCACCACTTTCACTCTCGATGTGAACTCCGAGCTATACCCTTGTACCGCTGGGGAGTCGCTCTCTATGGCACTCGCCTCGACTCTCTCGCTAGACGGCAAGGAGGACAGCGGCGCAAAGACCGGCTGGAGGGAAGTTGGTATGGGCGAGCAGACCCTCGCAAATGATTATGATTATGTCTGCCACGGCAAGGTCTACCGGTTTGAAGAGGGCTCTACTTCCGGGAACAT GGCGGTTTTCGTTTCCTTCGGCGGTCTGCTGCTTTACCTTGAGGGTCCCTACAAGAAGCTCGCACCTCTGCGTATAGATTACGTGTACCTGCTTCTcaagaaataa
- a CDS encoding elongator complex protein 4 (COG:B,K;~EggNog:ENOG410PJXC;~InterPro:IPR008728;~PFAM:PF05625;~go_component: GO:0033588 - Elongator holoenzyme complex [Evidence IEA];~go_process: GO:0002098 - tRNA wobble uridine modification [Evidence IEA]): MSFRKRNIGLSTGPDRTPASNAPAQPHRAAQPPPPSTPGVRPSPDDGRPTTSTGSPSLDNLLAGHGGIPIGKTLLVEENGTTDFAGALLRYYAAEGVVQDQRVHVIGMPEQWGRTLPGLIGPAEAADEKPDRRKGERMKIAWRYERLGEFGTGVAGARTPAATPGDQNPSSTDGNLSKQEAFCHAFDLTKRLTHPSISNMTYIPLVPTNEPLLVTIQKKLQAAISSSPPSTIHRIVIPSFLNPTLYPPEVSEPENVLPFLHSLRALASSPTSRITAMMTIPLSLFPRSSGLVRWMEILSDGVIELCPFPHSSDALSTSGAATSHEEPPQGMLKTHRLPVLHERGGGSDQNIGQDWAFTLSRRKFEIKPFSLPPAEGDQEAQNTAQSDKMPKKEDLEF, from the exons ATGTCTTTTCGCAAGAGAAACATAGGCTTATCAACTGGGCCAGACCGCACACCGGCGTCTAATGCACCTGCACAACCACACCGAGCCGcccagccgccgccgccttcGACGCCCGGCGTGCGTCCATCCCCCGACGATGGACGGCCGACCACTTCAACCGGTTCCCCGTCGCTCGACAACCTTTTAGCTGGACACGGCGGGATTCCTATAGGGAAGACACTTCTAGTGGAGGAAAATGGGACTACAGACTTTGCCGGGGCATTGCTCCGGTATTACGCCGCTGAAGGAGTTGTGCAAGACCAGAGAGTGCACGTCATCGGCATGCCCGAGCAATGGGGTAGAACCCTTCCGGGTTTAATAGGACCTGCCGAAGCCGCAGATGAAAAACCAGACAGGCGGAAAGGAGAGCGCATGAAGATCGCCTGGAGATATGAACGTCTTGGAGAATTTGGAACGGGGGTTGCGGGTGCAAGAA CTCCTGCAGCGACTCCAGGAGACCAGAACCCGTCATCTACGGACGGTAACTTGTCCAAACAAGAAGCCTTCTGTCACGCATTCGACCTAACGAAACGCCTCACACACCCTTCCATCAGCAACATGACCTATATTCCCCTTGTACCAACGAATGAGCCTCTGCTCGTCACAATTCAAAAGAAACTCCAAGCCGCCATTTCCTCTAGCCCTCCGAGCACCATTCACCGAATCGTCATCCCATCGTTCCTCAATCCCACGCTATATCCACCAGAGGTCAGCGAGCCTGAGAATGTGCTACCATTTCTCCATTCGCTGAGGGCCCTCGCAAGTTCACCCACGTCTCGCATAACCGCCATGATGACGATTCcactttctctctttccaCGTTCTTCAGGTCTCGTGCGATGGATGGAAATTCTGAGCGATGGTGTGATTGAACTCTGCCCTTTTCCGCATTCCTCCGATGCACTCTCAACATCAGGAGCAGCCACATCTCATGAGGAACCTCCACAAGGGATGCTCAAGACACATCGACTGCCAGTTTTACATGAGCGCGGTGGCGGGAGCGATCAAAATATTGGACAGGATTGGGCATTCACTCTCAGCAGGAGGAAGTTCGAAATCAAACCGTTCAGTCTACCTCCTGCCGAAGGGGACCAGGAAGCGCAAAATACGGCTCAATCCGATAAGATGCCGAAGAAGGAAGACCTCGAGTTCTAG
- a CDS encoding thiamine pyrophosphokinase-related protein (COG:F;~EggNog:ENOG410PGN3;~InterPro:IPR031804,IPR015797,IPR000086;~PFAM:PF15916,PF00293;~go_function: GO:0016787 - hydrolase activity [Evidence IEA]) produces MVKSNLDLIDECDSFPYHQDDPAAYVTHMKKYHSFKVKGYSAVLGHILNEVVDRFDWPAESWVIDPTERTVTLIAGSTPEERNKVLDQTLELAVKQDRFEVLRGWRNEKYPIYGPNGEYLLELERSATPLFGIVSYGIHSTAYVEDDGGLKIWVPRRSKTKQTYPGMLDNTVAGGMTTGERPFECLVREAMEEASLPEDVVRANASAAGCVSYAYLRDSRAGGETDLVQAEVEYVYDIKLPADVVPKPNDTEVEEFCLLTVEDTKKALANREFKPNCAVVLIDFFVRHGILTAENEKDFLQIITRIHRRLEYPTASHVAK; encoded by the exons ATGGTTAAATCTAATCTAGACTTAATTGATGAATGCGATAG TTTCCCGTATCATCAAGATGACCCCGCAGCCTACGTGACTCATATGAAGAAGTACCACTCCTTCAAGGTTAAAGGCTACAGTGCTGTCCTAGGACATATTTTGAACGAGGTGGTAGATCGATTCGATTGGCCCGCCGAGTCTTGGGTCATCGATCCCACCGAGCGAACAGTGACCCTGATCGCAGGTTCAACACCAGAAGAGCGAAACAAGGTGCTAGACCAGACTCTCGAGTTAGCAGTCAAGCAGGACCGCTTTGAGGTGCTGCGGGGATGGCGCAATGAAAAATATCCAATTTACGGTCCCAATGGGGAATACCTGCTTGAGCTGGAGCGATCTGCCACTCCGCTTTTTGGGATTGTCTCCTATGGCATCCATTCTACGGCTTatgttgaggatgatgggggTCTGAAGATCTGGGTACCGAGGCGATCAAAGACGAAGCAGACGTATCCAGGAATGCTGGATAATACTGTTGCAGGTGGGATGACTACTGGAGAAAGGCCATTCGAGTGTCTTGTTCGCGAGGCCATGGAGGAGGCGTCCCTTCCTGAGGATGTGGTCAGGGCTAATGCTTCCGCTGCGGGCTGTGTTTCGTATGCATATTTACGGGATAGCCGAGCCGGTGGTGAAACGGATCTAGTGCAGGCTGAGGTTGAATATGTCTACGATATCAAACTGCCTGCGGATGTTGTTCCGAAACCTAACGACACCGAGGTGGAGGAGTTCTGCCTGCTTACAGTTGAGGATACGAAGAAGGCATTGGCTAACAGGGAGTTCAAGCCCAACTGTGCTGTTGTCTTGATTGATTTTTTCGTCCGACATGGCATCTTAACGgccgagaacgagaaggATTTCCTGCAAATCATAACAAGGATTCATCGCCGGTTGGAATACCCGACTGCGTCGCATGTTGCGAAATAG
- a CDS encoding putative oxidoreductase, 2OG-Fe(II) oxygenase family (COG:Q;~EggNog:ENOG410PP6F;~InterPro:IPR026992,IPR027443,IPR005123;~PFAM:PF03171,PF14226;~go_function: GO:0016491 - oxidoreductase activity [Evidence IEA];~go_process: GO:0055114 - oxidation-reduction process [Evidence IEA]), with protein sequence MQKQEDTFPGIPLFPDDVPTAPLLRLSLKNLLAEDEGEIQKLSKACEEIGFFYLDISDAGEATNILEDADKLFEIGADLFELPLEEKRKYDFSAQKSYFGYKAQGVGVVDRQGNLDRNEFYNVSKDDIMGISQPLPAPDILKSNRNSFESFIKSSHSIVTLILKLLNTSLGLPESTLAKVHRLEGVSGDQVRFVKAPPQPVDDRRTALGEHTDFGSVTVLFNRLGGLQVLPPGADAEWQYVRPLPGHAIVNLGDAMVKFTNGLLRSNIHRVVSPPGQQADSTRYSLVYFARPEDDVPLRRLEGSSRIPELEEGVVEEAINSKDWIIRRALGRRVDVPDIEYDKSVGTEMLSRRLKV encoded by the exons ATGCAAAAACAAGAGGACACTTTCCCCGGGATTCCACTTTTCCCAGATGATGTTCCAACCGCTCCTTTACTCCGTCTCTCCTTGAAGAACCTACTtgccgaggatgagggtgagATCCAGAAACTGAGCAAAGCATGCGAGGAAATCGGGTTCTTTTACCTCGATATCAGCGATGCAGGCGAAGCTACGAATATCCTAGAAGACGCAGACAAACTGTTTGAAATAGGAGCCGATTTGTTCGAGCTTCCCCTAGAAGAGAAGCGGAAATATGACTTCAGCGCTCAGAAGTCTTACTTCGGATACAAGGCACAAGGGGTTGGGGTAGTTGACCGGCAGGGAAATCTGGATCGGAATGAGTTCTATAAT GTGTCGAAAGACGATATCATGGGAATATCTCAACCGCTTCCAGCCCCAGATATCCTAAAGAGTAACCGAAATTCCTTCGAGTCCTTTATCAAGAGTTCCCACTCTATTGTCACACTTATCCTCAAActtctcaacaccagcctAGGTCTTCCAGAGTCCACTCTTGCCAAAGTCCACCGCCTCGAAGGTGTAAGTGGCGACCAAGTACGCTTCGTCAAGGCACCTCCACAGCCCGTCGATGACCGCCGTACTGCGTTAGGTGAACATACCGATTTTGGAAGCGTAACCGTCCTTTTCAACCGCCTGGGAGGTCTCCAagttcttcctcctggtgCGGACGCAGAGTGGCAGTATGTGCGACCCCTTCCTGGACATGCAATTGTCAACCTCGGAGACGCTATGGTGAAGTTTACGAACGGGCTGCTTCGATCGAATATTCATCGTGTTGTTTCTCCTCCGGGCCAGCAAGCGGATAGCACTCGGTATAGCTTGGTTTATTTCGCAAGGCCAGAGGACGACGTCCCGCTGCGGCGGTTGGAGGGATCTTCTCGGATCCccgagctggaagaaggcgTCGTGGAAGAAGCGATCAACAGTAAAGACTGGATTATACGTCGTGCACTGGGTCGAAGAGTAGATGTGCCTGATATCGAATATGACAAGTCAGTAGGCACGGAGATGTTGAGTAGGAGGTTGAAAGTTTAG
- a CDS encoding putative nucleosome remodeling complex ATPase subunit (Snf2h) (COG:K;~EggNog:ENOG410PV12;~InterPro:IPR038718,IPR000330,IPR027417,IPR001650, IPR014001,IPR013083;~PFAM:PF00176,PF00271,PF04851;~go_function: GO:0005524 - ATP binding [Evidence IEA]), protein MELGYLLNDSDYESAPSSPRTWFETPPSSSSKCTAGSAITTPGSIGADEYCISPLDSCFPPVQFNSPPRVGRRQAIRSKQPQDNSTSGIQQRRKAFLDHIQDVILPLLGESNVFGHQSEREVTGNSEVRPYAPIDLQPAGLRGTLKLYQLEGLSWLLYLRRNGIGGILADDMGLGKTLQTLSLFQYVQYQEPGEHKFLVVCPLSVLDTWMSEISKWTTGFTPLAYHGSIEDRQNLRELFRQPEGDPVNIVVTSYETVCNDLLFFQKTTWAYVVLDEGHRIKNSKAKRTQGIYKLRTDYKLVLTGTPIQNDMTELWSILHWLYPAVFVPSTAELFEDSFSLKDGKFDSTFVANVTRFLKIVMLRRTKTSPEVGLDIPTKKEIILSVPLSECQLDWYHKILTGVEKSILLGEKSDQLQHNSTSTPALGHFMDLTTDEWERPGAGNAKRKSRITTNTLMELRKCSIHPYLLVDAIPEECEAERHLVETSGKFIILEKMIHQFVVVEQKKIIIFSGFDQALNLCEDVLSMGKFQTFKHVRLDGSTSAPWRNLSVFLFQNDSRYKVFLLSIRAGGEGLNLISASTVIFLDDDWNPQVMRQAESRVHRIGQTDPVNIFRLHSRGTVEDQMRRRLSKKAYLADKVIEDLGNDIYHPINLDETDEHEITLMPNSAIVPRAFGATYLVNLDLDSIMDSCALDEVNVQEMSFSEKKAWLERAETVKTNLFNGEKIDTRSKCFSVYEDTILEVPRESRRVGKSRVVMVGEWEVSKESIVSATSPTKAALPKAGNKVKKENETVCFICRRRNPTSCETCTRSFHERCLDRIDNLDYHPKGKLMVCPQHYCCDCGKTATEAGRLPFGCLKCPRAYCENCLDWNNTRFVGANPEGERRGYSPRNAFFIECGACGASAKRSLGAEGELAKRARRR, encoded by the exons ATGGAATTGGGCTATCTTCTTAACGATAGCGACTACGAGTCGGCTCCTAGTAGCCCTAGAACATGGTTCGAGACGCCGCCCAGCTCATCGTCCAAATGTACAGCCGGCTCAGCAATTACAACACCGGGGAGTATTG GGGCGGACGAATATTGTATCTCTCCGCTTGATTCTTGCTTCCCCCCGGTCCAATTTAACTCACCTCCTCGGGTTGGACGACGGCAGGCCATCCGGTCAAAGCAGCCACAGGATAACTCTACTTCTGGTATCcagcaaagaaggaaagcATTCCTGGATCATATCCAGGATGtcattcttccacttctgggCGAAAGCAACGTCTTCGGTCATCAGTCTGAGAGAGAAGTTACAGGCAATTCTGAAGTCAGACCTTACGCACCAATTGACTTGCAGCCAGCCGG TCTTCGAGGTACACTTAAGCTATACCAACTGGAGGGACTGTCCTGGCTTTTGTATCTCCGTCGCAACGGCATCGGTGGTATTCTCGCCGATGACATGGGCCTCGGCAAGACGCTGCAAACCCTTTCTTTATTTCAGTACGTTCAATACCAAGAGCCAGGAGAACACAAGTTCCTGGTAGTCTGCCCACTAAGCGTTTTGGATACCTGGATGTCCGAGATTTCCAAGTGGACCACTGGGTTTACCCCGTTGGCGTATCATGGAAGTATCGAGGATAGGCAGAACCTACGAGAACTTTTCAGACAGCCGGAAGGCGATCCCGTGAACATTGTTGTTACATCTTATGAGACCGTCTGCAACGACTTGTTATTCTTTCAGAAAACGACCTGGGCCTACGTGGTCCTAGATGAAGGGCACCGCATCAAGAATAGCAAAGCTAAGAGAACGCAAGGAATCTACAAGCTTCGAACAGACTATAAGCTTGTGTTAACTGG CACGCCAATTCAAAATGACATGACTGAACTCTGGTCGATTCTGCACTGGCTCTACCCAGCGGTTTTCGTCCCTTCAACAGCGGAACTATTTGAAGACTCGTTCTCTCTGAAAGACGGGAAGTTTGACAGCACTTTTGTTGCCAACGTTACACGTTTTTTGAAGATTGTTATGTTACGGAGAACCAAAACATCTCCGGAGGTTGGCCTAGACATTCCAACCAAGAAGGAAATTATCCTGTCTGTGCCACTATCAGAATGCCAGCTTGACTGGTATCATAAAATCCTCACAGGGGTGGAAAAATCGATTCTCTTGGGTGAAAAGTCGGATCAGTTGCAACACAACTCAACCTCCACACCTGCTTTGGGACACTTCATGGACCTAACGACAGATGAATGGGAGCGTCCTGGAGCTGGTAATGCCAAACGTAAAAGCCGCATTACTACCAACACCTTGATGGAGTTGAGAAAG TGTTCAATCCACCCATACCTTTTAGTGGATGCGATTCCTGAAGAGTGCGAAGCTGAACGACATCTTGTTGAGACTTCGGGGAAGTTTATCATCCTCGAAAAGATGATTCATCAGTTTGTGGTCGTCGAGcagaaaaaaataattatcttttcaGGGTTTGACCAAGCCTTGAATCTGTGTGAAGATGTTCTGAGTATGGGGAAATTTCAGACATTCAAACATGTCCGTCTCGATGGCAGTACTTCCGCCCCATGGAGGAACCTGTCGGTTTTTCTATTCCAAAATGACTCGCGTTACAAGGTGTTCCTTCTTTCGATTAGAGCTGGTGGCGAGGGTTTGAACTTGATCAGTGCATCAACTgtcatcttcctcgacgatgaCTGGAACCCGCAAGTAATGCGGCAGGCTGAATCTAGGGTGCATCGAATTGGTCAAACTGACCCAGTAAACATATTTCGTCTCCATTCCAGGGGTACTGTCGAAGATCAGATGCGTCGGCGGCTATCCAAAAAAGCATACCTGGCTGATAAGGTCATTGAAGATCTTGGAAACGATATCTATCATCCAATCAACCTGGATGAAACAGATGAACACGAAATTACCCTAATGCCAAATAGCGCAATTGTTCCTCGGGCGTTCGGTGCGACATATCTGGTGAATTTGGACCTCGATTCTATTATGGATTCCTGTGCTCTTGACGAAGTCAATGTGCAAGAGATGTCATTTTctgaaaagaaagcatggcTCGAAAGAGCCGAAACAGTGAAGACAAATCTTTTTAACGGAGAAAAGATCGACACCCGTTCGAAGTGCTTCTCTGTTTATGAAGACACCATTCTTGAAGTGCCTAGGGAGTCCCGTCGTGTGGGCAAGTCCCGGGTCGTGATGGTGGGCGAGTGGGAGGTTTCGAAGGAGAGCATAGTGTCAGCGACGAGCCCTACCAAAGCAGCATTACCCAAAGCTGGGAACAAagtgaagaaagaaaatgagACT GTTTGCTTTATATGCCGTCGCCGCAACCCGACCAGTTGCGAAACATGTACGCGGTCATTCCATGAGCGATGTCTTGATCGGATCGATAACCTTGATTATCACCCAAAGGGAAAACTCATGGTCTGCCCCCAACACTATTGCTGTGACTGTGGGAAGACTGCTACCGAGGCAGGTAGACTACCCTTCGGTTGTCTCAAATGCCCACGGGCATATTGTGAAAACTGTTTAGATTGGAACAATACAAGGTTCGTCGGGGCAAACCCCGAAGGGGAACGCCGGGGCTACTCGCCTCGAAACGCATTTTTCATCGAGTGTGGTGCCTGCGGGGCATCCGCGAAGCGGTCTTTGGGTGCAGAGGGGGAGTTGGCAAAGCGCGCAAGGCGCCGCTGA
- a CDS encoding RNase P/RNase MRP complex subunit (BUSCO:EOG092644N1;~COG:A;~EggNog:ENOG410PP39;~InterPro:IPR016848,IPR036980,IPR023538,IPR023534, IPR002730;~PFAM:PF01868;~go_component: GO:0030677 - ribonuclease P complex [Evidence IEA];~go_function: GO:0003723 - RNA binding [Evidence IEA];~go_function: GO:0004526 - ribonuclease P activity [Evidence IEA];~go_function: GO:0004540 - ribonuclease activity [Evidence IEA];~go_process: GO:0001682 - tRNA 5'-leader removal [Evidence IEA];~go_process: GO:0006396 - RNA processing [Evidence IEA];~go_process: GO:0008033 - tRNA processing [Evidence IEA]), translating to MSTSKTHIAQTLLERAHSPDTAEALFTERIKQKPLHLRPTSPTPADNRSRRRLHRLRKKEYFLRHQKPRPLSAREKRESGVYKLPKEECKYETFKGLNQMWAEYMRETLDLGPGAAAWRAQQQQNQQGSGKLVTALSHGSKLVSADFHGAEVEVVRSKCSGRVGLKGIVVRDTKFTFVIVTESNEVKNIPKEQTVFRFCVPLPDANATGEKKNSENAADSDEEDKKLVFELHGSQFQNRPVDRANKKFKWRNVDYL from the exons ATGTCAACGTCCAAAACCCACATTGCGCAGACTCTCCTCGAGCGCGCTCACTCCCCAGACACAGCCGAAGCGCTCTTCACAGAACGCATAAAACAAAAGCCACTGCACCTCCGCCCAACCTCTCCAACACCTGCCGACAACCGCTCACGACGTCGTCTCCACCGCCTCCGCAAGAAAGAGTACTTCCTCCGGCACCAGAAGCCGAGGCCGCTGTCTGCGCGTGAGAAACGGGAGTCGGGGGTTTACAAGTTGCCCAAGGAAGAATGCAAATACGAGACCTTCAAAGGACTGAATCAGATGTGGGCGGAGTATATGAGGGAAACATTGGATCTGGGGCCTGGCGCTGCAGCGTGGAgagcgcagcagcagcaaaaccAGCAAGGCAGCGGGAAACTGGTGACGGCGCTCTCGCATGGGAGTAAACTGGTTAGTGCGGATTTCCACGGGGCAGAGGTGGAGGTTGTTAGGAGTAAGTGTTCGGGCAGAGTTGGGTTGAAGGGGATTGTGGTTAGGGATACGAAATTTACGTTTGTGATTGTCACGGAGAGCAATGAGGTCAAAA ATATCCCAAAGGAGCAAACGGTTTTTCGTTTCTGCGTGCCGTTGCCTGATGCAAATGCgacgggggagaagaaaaactCGGAAAACGCTGCAGAtagcgatgaagaagacaagaagcTTGTCTTCGAGCTCCATGGCAGCCAGTTTCAGAATCGACCCGTGGACAGGGCCAACAAAAAATTCAAGTGGCGCAACGTTGACTATCTTTAA
- the SEN34 gene encoding tRNA splicing endonuclease subunit SEN34 (BUSCO:EOG09263U71;~COG:J;~EggNog:ENOG410PN73;~InterPro:IPR016690,IPR011856,IPR006677,IPR006676, IPR036167;~PFAM:PF01974;~go_component: GO:0000214 - tRNA-intron endonuclease complex [Evidence IEA];~go_function: GO:0000213 - tRNA-intron endonuclease activity [Evidence IEA];~go_function: GO:0003676 - nucleic acid binding [Evidence IEA];~go_function: GO:0004518 - nuclease activity [Evidence IEA];~go_process: GO:0000379 - tRNA-type intron splice site recognition and cleavage [Evidence IEA];~go_process: GO:0006388 - tRNA splicing, via endonucleolytic cleavage and ligation [Evidence IEA]), with protein MNTSLELPVPISYIAGNYFVFSVDAVTFLRREHHICGVLAGTLPQAPQQNVFTGLPLELMPEEARLLVEKGVACIVDEVNFQKQGMQSLVEEDRKKYLKELETQGLETMQLQVRRKEKLKEEAMKKTAEKKAAKAKKTEQKQPATEASAEDSAVVSLFDNSQSSSPSQVSSSRSSTIPAAEAMRITPAVSYPPLPQQPPAEHLLSLPQVPSSYPLFAHLHSNGYFLTPGLRFGCQYTAYPGDPLRFHSHFLVVSTGWDEELDLMTIITGGRLGTGVKKGFLIGGADKNAEDSGDAGANVRAFSIEWAGM; from the coding sequence ATGAATACCAGCCTAGAATTGCCGGTCCCGATATCGTATATCGCGGGTAACTACTTTGTCTTCTCAGTCGATGCTGTTACGTTCTTGAGACGTGAGCATCATATATGTGGTGTCCTGGCAGGAACTCTACCGCAGGCGCCACAGCAAAATGTTTTCACAGGTCTGCCGTTGGAGCTGATGCCGGAAGAAGCAAGGCTCCTAGTGGAGAAGGGCGTAGCTTGCATTGTAGATGAGGTAAACTTCCAGAAACAAGGAATGCAATCTCTGGTTGAGGAAGACCGCAAGAAGTATCTCAAAGAACTAGAAACGCAAGGCCTCGAGACTATGCAGCTTCAGGTGCGCCGCAAAGAGAAATTAAAGGAAGAGGCTATGAAGAAGAcagcagagaagaaagctgcaaaggcaaagaagactgAGCAGAAGCAGCCCGCCACTGAGGCTTCTGCTGAAGATTCAGCTGTCGTTTCATTGTTCGATAATAGCCAGTCGTCTAGTCCTAGTCAAGTATCCTCCTCGCGTTCATCGACAATACCCGCCGCTGAAGCTATGAGGATCACTCCAGCAGTATCCtaccctcctcttcctcaacagccGCCTGCAGAGCACCTCCTATCACTACCTCAAGTGCCATCCTCGTATCCACTCTTCGCTCATCTTCACTCCAACGGCTATTTCCTAACTCCCGGGCTTCGATTTGGGTGCCAGTACACGGCGTATCCAGGTGATCCGTTGCGATTCCACTCCCACTTCTTGGTTGTTTCAACTGGTTGGGACGAGGAGCTAGACCTGATGACAATTATCACTGGTGGTCGACTTGGCACAGGCGTTAAGAAAGGATTCCTTATCGGAGGAGCCGACAAAAACGCTGAAGATTCCGGCGATGCAGGCGCGAATGTCAGAGCGTTCAGCATCGAATGGGCAGGGATGTGA